In Mesorhizobium sp. 113-3-3, a genomic segment contains:
- a CDS encoding LysR family transcriptional regulator has product MARSDINRSGEIEVFVRVVEAGSLSAAARALRMTPSAVSKLIARLEARLGARLVSRSTRKLQLTPEGTAFYDSGLRILADMAAAEREAAAGAAPRGRLRVNTYVPFGVHRLIPLLPRFLERYREISVDLVLTDSVIDLMAERADVAVRAGPLGESRLVARKLGQSPVAVVAAPSYLEAHGTPLTPADLDRHNRMGFGFVRHIDGWPFRDAEGRAIMIPITGNMLVSDGEAMRLMTLAGTGISRLARWHVAADIAAGRLVALLEDFNPGDEEATHAVYVGQGRHLPARVRAFLDFLAETVRL; this is encoded by the coding sequence ATGGCGAGATCCGACATCAATCGCTCCGGCGAGATCGAAGTCTTCGTGCGCGTCGTCGAGGCGGGCAGCTTATCTGCCGCGGCACGTGCGTTGCGCATGACGCCATCAGCCGTCAGCAAGCTGATCGCGCGGCTGGAAGCCCGGCTTGGCGCGCGGCTGGTCAGCCGCTCGACGCGCAAGCTGCAGCTGACGCCGGAGGGAACGGCGTTCTACGACAGCGGGCTGCGCATCCTCGCCGACATGGCCGCGGCCGAGCGCGAGGCGGCGGCCGGTGCAGCACCGCGCGGGCGGCTGCGCGTCAACACCTACGTGCCCTTCGGCGTGCACCGGCTGATCCCGCTGCTGCCGCGCTTCCTTGAACGCTATCGCGAAATCTCGGTCGATCTGGTGCTGACCGACAGTGTCATCGACCTGATGGCGGAGCGTGCCGATGTCGCCGTCCGTGCCGGGCCGCTTGGCGAATCAAGGCTGGTGGCGCGCAAGCTCGGGCAGAGCCCGGTGGCGGTGGTCGCGGCCCCATCCTACCTCGAAGCGCACGGCACGCCGCTGACGCCGGCCGATCTCGACCGCCACAACCGCATGGGCTTCGGCTTCGTCAGGCATATCGACGGTTGGCCGTTCCGCGACGCGGAGGGCCGCGCCATCATGATCCCGATCACCGGCAACATGCTGGTCAGCGACGGCGAGGCGATGCGGCTGATGACGCTGGCCGGAACCGGCATCTCTCGGCTGGCGCGCTGGCATGTCGCGGCCGATATCGCCGCCGGGCGGCTGGTGGCGTTGCTGGAGGATTTCAATCCGGGCGACGAGGAGGCCACCCACGCCGTCTATGTCGGCCAGGGCCGGCATCTGCCGGCGCGGGTGCGGGCCTTTCTCGATTTCCTGGCCGAGACCGTGAGGCTCTAA
- a CDS encoding neutral zinc metallopeptidase translates to MVTAFLLAIVTWLHAPTICEAAEVATPAANASDNDVKQLLSVVLAQTEDFWGATFKAGGSTYEEPKLVLFTGFIATACGVVSRTSYCAADQRIYLDPAFPGLREIGSIGDFAKALILAREVGHHVQNISAVPQKLVADGDQQAAIIRSEQVELQADCFAGLWSHYVQDKGLLEDTDLAQARELLRSLGDDQPANAFGNSTAKRYGTSEQRIRWFDRGLAGKAIADCDTFADPL, encoded by the coding sequence GTGGTCACGGCATTCCTGCTTGCAATCGTGACATGGCTGCATGCCCCGACGATCTGCGAGGCTGCCGAGGTCGCCACACCTGCCGCGAACGCCAGTGACAACGACGTCAAGCAACTGCTCTCAGTAGTCCTGGCGCAAACGGAGGATTTCTGGGGCGCCACCTTCAAGGCCGGCGGATCGACCTATGAGGAGCCCAAGCTGGTGCTGTTCACCGGCTTCATCGCGACTGCATGCGGTGTTGTTTCTAGGACGTCATACTGCGCGGCGGACCAGAGAATCTATCTCGATCCGGCGTTTCCCGGGCTTCGAGAGATCGGGTCGATTGGCGACTTCGCCAAGGCGCTGATTCTCGCCCGAGAAGTTGGGCACCATGTGCAGAACATCTCGGCCGTTCCGCAGAAGCTTGTCGCTGACGGCGACCAGCAAGCCGCCATCATCCGGTCGGAACAGGTCGAACTGCAGGCCGATTGTTTTGCCGGACTGTGGAGCCACTATGTTCAGGACAAGGGGCTGTTAGAAGACACCGATCTGGCGCAAGCCAGAGAGCTGCTGCGATCTCTCGGAGACGATCAGCCCGCCAATGCCTTCGGAAATTCGACGGCCAAGAGGTACGGCACCTCGGAACAGAGGATCCGCTGGTTTGATCGGGGCCTTGCCGGAAAGGCGATCGCGGACTGCGATACTTTTGCGGATCCGCTTTGA
- a CDS encoding aldo/keto reductase, whose protein sequence is MRYNQLGNTGMFVSELCLGTMTFGAAGQNAQWGLIASLDQKGVNEIVGRSIAAGVNFFDTADVYSFGESERLLGQSLRDLGVARSDVVIATKVHGAMGQGPNDRGSSRGHIMDSVDASLERLQLDHIDLYQLHGTDAVTPIDETLRALDDLVASGKVRYVGVSNWAAWRIAKALGIADRKGLARFETIQSYYSIAGRDLEREIVPLINEEKLGLMVWSPMAGGLLSGKYGPGAPGNGEGRRASFNFPPVNEDRAWAAVAIMREIAGKHDVSVATVALGYVLAKPFVMSVIIGASRMDQLEQNLAAAAVKLDADDLAKLDEVSALPSEYPGWMLERQAAGRRPAPFVAKA, encoded by the coding sequence ATGCGTTACAACCAGCTTGGAAATACGGGGATGTTCGTCTCCGAACTGTGCCTCGGCACCATGACTTTCGGCGCCGCCGGCCAGAATGCCCAGTGGGGGCTGATCGCCAGCCTCGACCAGAAGGGCGTCAACGAGATCGTCGGCCGCTCGATCGCCGCCGGCGTCAATTTCTTCGACACGGCCGATGTCTATTCCTTCGGTGAGTCCGAGCGCCTGCTCGGCCAGTCGCTCAGGGACCTCGGCGTCGCCAGGTCGGACGTCGTCATCGCGACCAAGGTGCATGGCGCCATGGGCCAGGGTCCGAACGATCGCGGCTCCTCGCGCGGCCACATCATGGATTCGGTCGACGCCAGCCTCGAACGGCTGCAACTCGACCATATCGATCTCTATCAGCTGCACGGCACCGACGCGGTGACGCCGATCGACGAGACGCTGCGGGCGCTGGACGATCTCGTTGCCAGCGGCAAGGTCCGCTATGTCGGCGTTTCCAACTGGGCGGCGTGGCGCATCGCCAAGGCGCTCGGCATCGCCGACCGCAAGGGCCTTGCCCGCTTCGAGACCATCCAGTCCTATTATTCGATCGCCGGCCGCGATCTCGAACGCGAAATCGTGCCGCTCATCAACGAGGAGAAACTCGGGCTGATGGTGTGGTCGCCGATGGCCGGCGGCCTGCTCTCCGGCAAATACGGCCCCGGCGCGCCCGGCAATGGCGAAGGCCGCCGCGCATCCTTCAACTTCCCGCCGGTCAACGAGGATCGTGCCTGGGCGGCGGTCGCCATCATGCGCGAGATCGCTGGGAAGCATGATGTCAGCGTCGCCACCGTGGCGCTCGGCTATGTCCTGGCCAAACCTTTCGTGATGAGCGTGATCATCGGCGCCAGCCGCATGGATCAGCTCGAACAAAACCTTGCCGCGGCTGCAGTGAAGCTCGACGCGGACGATCTCGCCAAATTGGACGAGGTCAGCGCGCTGCCGTCCGAATATCCCGGCTGGATGCTGGAGCGCCAGGCCGCCGGCCGTCGCCCGGCGCCATTCGTGGCGAAGGCATAG
- a CDS encoding YggS family pyridoxal phosphate-dependent enzyme: MGDTVQQFFAVQAKIAAAEQEARREAGAVTLVAVSKTFDAADIRPVIEAGQRVFGENRVQEAQGKWPDLKQAFPAIELHLIGPLQSNKAKEAVALFDVIETVDRDKIAAELAKEIARQGRAPKLYVQVNTGSEPQKAGIEPRDAVAFVARCRDVHGLAVEGLMCIPPADENPGPHFALLEKLAREAGVEKLSMGMSGDYETAIAFGATSVRVGSAIFGSR, translated from the coding sequence ATGGGTGACACCGTTCAGCAGTTTTTCGCGGTCCAGGCGAAGATCGCCGCCGCCGAGCAGGAGGCCCGCCGCGAGGCCGGCGCGGTGACGCTGGTCGCCGTCTCCAAGACCTTTGACGCCGCCGACATCCGCCCCGTCATCGAGGCCGGCCAGCGCGTCTTCGGCGAGAACCGCGTGCAGGAGGCGCAAGGCAAATGGCCTGATCTGAAGCAGGCTTTTCCCGCCATCGAATTGCATCTGATCGGGCCGCTGCAATCGAACAAGGCCAAGGAAGCGGTGGCGCTGTTCGACGTCATCGAGACGGTCGACCGCGACAAGATCGCCGCCGAACTCGCCAAGGAGATCGCACGGCAAGGCCGCGCACCGAAACTCTATGTACAGGTCAACACCGGCTCCGAGCCGCAGAAGGCCGGCATCGAGCCGCGAGACGCGGTGGCCTTCGTCGCCCGCTGCCGCGATGTCCACGGCCTCGCAGTCGAAGGCCTGATGTGCATCCCACCGGCGGACGAGAACCCCGGTCCGCACTTCGCTTTGCTGGAGAAGCTTGCGCGCGAGGCCGGCGTCGAAAAGCTGTCCATGGGCATGTCCGGCGACTACGAGACCGCCATCGCCTTCGGCGCCACCAGCGTCAGGGTCGGCTCGGCGATCTTTGGTAGCCGCTGA